The following proteins come from a genomic window of Clostridia bacterium:
- a CDS encoding DNA/RNA non-specific endonuclease — translation MKKHISRIMAVILIISVLIMPAYAAGLNNFDKNNTYAVRFSDVAASHWAYESIYDCSAYGLMEGLPDGRFAPDESLTVAQAVVMADRVNEIYKTGRSTLENGEPWYEPYFEYAYESGISFDGEYADPSAPATRAQMAHIFYNALPQSAYAEINDVSLSDIPDVSEDTPYAAEIQCLYRAGILNGSDQAGTFYPDLKITRAAAAAIITRAVDMDARVSVSKRHLSPASALPQYAGRPYAVLNNNVPDLDASSPDALTAFEYYSDLDQLGRCGPAYANVCIDIMPDEARGEIGMIKPTGWHTVRYDDLISDKYLYNRCHLIAFMLAGENANEKNLITGTRYLNIEGMLPFENIVANYVKRTKNHVLYRVTPVFEGENLVASGVIMEALSVEDNGAGVMFCVYCFNEQPGVIIDHATGESERDPNYVKPVSDDIKEGDKESAEAAQTAVQENNTSGDADADYIINKNSGIFHLPSCPGVKTMAEKNKIFFHGTRDEAVSQGYKPCGTCKP, via the coding sequence ATGAAAAAACATATCTCTCGGATCATGGCTGTGATCCTTATAATATCTGTGCTCATTATGCCCGCATATGCGGCGGGACTTAACAACTTCGATAAGAATAACACATACGCCGTGCGATTTTCGGACGTAGCCGCCTCGCATTGGGCTTACGAAAGCATTTACGACTGCTCGGCCTACGGTCTTATGGAAGGTCTCCCCGACGGACGCTTCGCGCCTGACGAGAGCCTCACCGTGGCGCAGGCCGTCGTAATGGCCGACCGCGTGAACGAAATATATAAAACGGGACGCTCAACGCTTGAAAACGGCGAGCCTTGGTACGAGCCTTACTTTGAATACGCCTACGAAAGCGGCATATCGTTCGACGGCGAATACGCAGATCCATCTGCGCCCGCAACGCGCGCGCAGATGGCGCATATCTTCTATAACGCGCTGCCGCAGTCGGCCTACGCCGAAATAAATGACGTAAGCCTTTCCGATATACCCGACGTAAGCGAGGATACTCCCTATGCCGCCGAGATACAATGCCTCTACCGCGCCGGCATATTGAACGGAAGCGACCAAGCAGGAACGTTTTATCCCGATCTTAAGATAACGCGCGCGGCCGCAGCTGCTATAATCACGCGCGCGGTAGATATGGATGCGCGTGTTTCGGTGTCCAAACGTCACCTTTCGCCCGCATCGGCGCTCCCGCAATACGCGGGCCGGCCTTACGCCGTTTTAAATAACAACGTGCCCGATCTTGATGCGTCCTCACCGGACGCGCTCACCGCCTTTGAGTATTACAGCGACCTTGATCAGCTGGGCAGATGCGGCCCCGCCTATGCTAACGTGTGCATAGATATAATGCCCGATGAGGCGCGCGGCGAAATAGGCATGATAAAGCCGACAGGCTGGCATACGGTCCGCTACGACGACCTTATATCCGATAAATACCTCTACAACAGATGCCATCTTATCGCGTTCATGCTTGCGGGCGAAAACGCAAACGAAAAGAACCTCATCACCGGCACGCGCTATTTGAACATAGAGGGGATGCTCCCGTTTGAAAATATCGTTGCGAATTACGTAAAAAGAACAAAAAATCACGTGCTCTATCGCGTAACGCCCGTCTTTGAGGGCGAAAACTTAGTGGCAAGCGGCGTTATTATGGAGGCGCTCTCCGTTGAAGACAACGGCGCAGGCGTCATGTTCTGTGTATACTGCTTTAACGAGCAGCCCGGCGTGATAATTGACCATGCGACGGGAGAAAGCGAGCGCGATCCGAATTATGTAAAACCCGTCTCGGACGACATAAAGGAAGGCGATAAGGAAAGCGCCGAGGCCGCACAAACGGCCGTACAGGAGAATAACACGTCGGGCGACGCCGATGCAGACTACATAATAAACAAAAACTCCGGTATATTTCATTTGCCGTCGTGTCCCGGCGTAAAAACGATGGCCGAAAAGAACAAGATATTCTTCCACGGCACGCGCGACGAGGCCGTATCGCAGGGATACAAGCCGTGCGGCACGTGCAAACCTTAA
- a CDS encoding 2,3-bisphosphoglycerate-independent phosphoglycerate mutase, protein MLIIMDGYGLNEEENGNAIKAAYTPCLDKLFSKYPHSELQASGLAVGLPEGQMGNSEVGHTNIGAGRVVYQELTRITKAIDDGVFFDNDALRSAVLRAKIKEQTLHIMGLLSDGGVHSHITHLYAILRLAKRLELRDVAVHCFLDGRDVPPKSAAAYIAQLEKMIKKIGVGRIATISGRYYAMDRDNRFERLKLAYDALVYGKGKHARTPLEAIEASYADDVTDEFVIPCVIGAPMRIAEGDSVIFYNFRPDRAREITRALVDPDFAGFECERLDLNYVCMTQYDALIPNVRVAFPPESLHNTLGQYVSKQGIDQFRIAETEKYAHVTFFLNGGVEAPYAGEDRKLIASPKVATYDMQPRMSAPEVTYEAKRRIEIKKYGLIVLNFANCDMVGHTGVFSAAVEAVSCVDSCLNEIVPTALENGYTLMITADHGNCDRMYDTDGSPFTAHTTNPVPLIVTREDISLKDGRLCDIAPTLLTLMGLEIPPEMTGECLIK, encoded by the coding sequence ATGCTGATAATAATGGACGGCTACGGGTTGAATGAAGAGGAAAACGGAAATGCGATAAAGGCGGCATATACTCCGTGTCTTGACAAGCTGTTTTCAAAGTATCCTCACAGTGAGCTTCAGGCGTCGGGCCTTGCGGTCGGACTGCCCGAAGGCCAGATGGGCAACAGCGAGGTGGGACATACTAACATAGGCGCGGGACGCGTAGTATATCAGGAGCTTACACGCATAACGAAAGCCATAGACGACGGCGTTTTTTTTGACAACGACGCATTGAGAAGCGCTGTGTTGAGAGCAAAAATAAAAGAACAGACTCTGCACATTATGGGCCTTTTGTCCGACGGCGGCGTGCACAGCCATATAACGCACCTTTACGCGATCTTAAGGCTTGCAAAGCGTTTAGAGTTAAGGGACGTTGCAGTGCATTGCTTTTTGGACGGACGTGACGTGCCCCCGAAGAGCGCGGCGGCTTACATTGCCCAACTTGAAAAAATGATAAAAAAGATAGGCGTGGGTCGCATCGCCACGATAAGCGGCAGATATTACGCAATGGACCGCGACAACCGATTTGAGCGCTTAAAGCTTGCTTACGATGCGCTCGTATACGGGAAGGGAAAGCATGCCCGGACGCCTTTAGAAGCAATAGAAGCTTCATATGCGGACGACGTGACGGACGAATTCGTTATCCCGTGTGTGATAGGCGCGCCCATGCGAATAGCCGAGGGCGATTCCGTTATATTTTATAACTTCCGCCCCGACAGGGCAAGAGAAATCACGCGCGCGCTGGTCGATCCCGATTTTGCCGGTTTTGAATGCGAGCGGCTCGATCTTAATTACGTCTGCATGACGCAGTACGATGCGCTTATCCCGAATGTGCGGGTGGCCTTTCCGCCCGAGAGCCTTCATAATACGCTGGGACAGTACGTTTCAAAACAGGGCATAGACCAGTTCCGCATAGCGGAAACGGAGAAATACGCTCACGTTACGTTTTTCTTAAACGGAGGCGTGGAAGCGCCGTATGCCGGCGAGGACAGGAAGCTTATCGCGTCGCCCAAGGTTGCGACTTACGACATGCAGCCGCGCATGAGCGCGCCTGAGGTCACATATGAGGCGAAACGGCGCATAGAGATAAAAAAGTACGGCCTGATAGTCTTGAATTTTGCAAATTGCGACATGGTAGGACATACGGGAGTTTTTTCTGCGGCTGTTGAGGCTGTGTCATGCGTGGACAGCTGTTTGAACGAGATCGTGCCTACGGCTCTGGAAAACGGCTACACGCTTATGATAACGGCAGATCACGGAAACTGCGACAGGATGTACGATACGGACGGTTCGCCTTTTACGGCGCATACGACGAACCCCGTTCCGCTCATTGTAACAAGAGAGGATATCTCGCTCAAAGACGGCCGCTTATGCGATATCGCGCCTACGCTGCTTACGCTGATGGGGCTTGAGATACCTCCGGAAATGACAGGCGAATGCTTAATAAAATAA
- a CDS encoding phosphoglycerate kinase — MSKKSIRDIDVAGKKVLVRCDFNVPLSKTDGTISDDKRIRESLPTIKHLLSQNARVILCSHMGRPKGEKNEKYTLKPVAERLSEMLGFEVPLASDVIGEEVTALIDALEPGRAVLLENVRFYKEEEKNDPAFAKALADMAEIYVNDAFGTAHRAHASTAGVAAYLPAVCGFLIEKELSVIGGAISDPKRPFVAILGGAKVSDKIGVIDNLLNIADAVIIGGGMAYTFLKAQGLEIGKSLCDDERIDVAKKAIEKAKEKGVKFYMPIDVVCASEISDDAEAKTYDADKIPADLMGLDIGEKTIKLYEDVIKGAKTVIWNGPMGVFEVEKFANGTRAVANAMAASDAITIIGGGDSASAAGKMGIAAKMTHISTGGGATLEYLEGIELPGIAALNDK, encoded by the coding sequence ATGAGTAAAAAAAGCATCAGAGATATCGATGTTGCCGGCAAAAAGGTGCTTGTGCGCTGTGATTTCAACGTGCCGCTCAGCAAGACCGACGGAACGATATCTGACGACAAGCGTATACGCGAGAGCCTGCCTACGATAAAGCATCTGCTTTCGCAGAACGCGCGTGTTATCCTGTGCTCGCATATGGGACGTCCCAAGGGCGAGAAAAACGAAAAGTATACTTTAAAACCGGTGGCAGAGCGTCTTTCCGAGATGCTGGGCTTTGAGGTGCCGCTTGCATCCGATGTAATAGGCGAAGAGGTGACCGCTCTTATAGATGCGCTGGAACCGGGACGCGCCGTGCTCCTTGAAAACGTGCGCTTTTATAAAGAGGAAGAAAAGAACGACCCCGCATTTGCAAAGGCGCTTGCCGATATGGCTGAAATATACGTAAACGACGCTTTCGGCACGGCTCACCGCGCTCACGCTTCCACTGCCGGAGTGGCGGCTTACCTGCCTGCGGTATGCGGTTTCCTTATTGAAAAAGAGCTTTCCGTTATAGGCGGCGCAATAAGCGATCCCAAGCGCCCGTTCGTAGCTATCTTGGGCGGCGCGAAGGTTTCCGATAAGATAGGCGTTATCGACAATCTTTTAAATATTGCCGACGCCGTAATAATAGGCGGAGGCATGGCGTATACCTTCCTTAAAGCACAGGGGCTTGAGATAGGAAAATCGCTTTGCGACGATGAGCGCATAGACGTGGCGAAAAAGGCTATAGAGAAGGCGAAAGAGAAGGGCGTAAAATTCTATATGCCGATAGATGTGGTATGCGCAAGCGAGATATCCGACGACGCAGAGGCGAAGACTTACGACGCGGACAAGATACCTGCGGATCTCATGGGCCTCGATATAGGCGAAAAGACGATAAAATTATACGAGGACGTTATAAAGGGCGCGAAGACCGTTATATGGAACGGTCCTATGGGCGTTTTTGAGGTTGAGAAATTTGCAAACGGAACGCGCGCCGTGGCAAACGCCATGGCCGCTTCAGACGCCATAACCATAATCGGCGGCGGCGACAGCGCGTCGGCGGCAGGCAAAATGGGTATCGCCGCAAAGATGACGCATATATCCACGGGCGGCGGCGCAACGCTTGAATACCTTGAGGGTATAGAGCTTCCCGGTATCGCCGCGCTTAATGATAAATAG
- the trmL gene encoding tRNA (uridine(34)/cytosine(34)/5-carboxymethylaminomethyluridine(34)-2'-O)-methyltransferase TrmL — protein sequence MNIVLIEPEIPQNTGNIARTCAATHTPLHIVKPMGFTVDDKKLKRAGLDYWYMLDITYYENYAQFYESHKDCELHFFTTKGKRVHSDVKYGPDAYLIFGKETAGIDEHILKENMHRCARIPMYGEARSLNLSNSVAVALYEALRQNDYAGLKLKGKLHNIEDDD from the coding sequence ATGAATATCGTTCTTATTGAGCCCGAAATACCGCAAAATACGGGCAATATCGCGCGTACCTGCGCCGCGACACATACTCCGCTGCATATAGTGAAGCCGATGGGATTTACCGTAGACGACAAAAAATTAAAGCGGGCAGGTCTCGATTACTGGTACATGCTTGACATAACATATTACGAAAATTATGCACAGTTTTACGAAAGCCATAAGGACTGCGAGCTTCATTTCTTTACAACAAAGGGTAAGCGCGTCCATTCCGATGTAAAATACGGGCCGGACGCCTATCTTATTTTCGGCAAGGAGACGGCGGGCATAGACGAGCATATATTAAAAGAAAATATGCATCGATGCGCGCGTATACCCATGTACGGCGAGGCGCGAAGCCTTAACCTTTCGAACAGTGTTGCCGTGGCGCTTTACGAGGCGCTCAGGCAGAATGATTATGCGGGATTAAAACTTAAAGGTAAGCTTCATAATATAGAAGACGACGATTAA
- the glmU gene encoding bifunctional UDP-N-acetylglucosamine diphosphorylase/glucosamine-1-phosphate N-acetyltransferase GlmU gives MDKYSAIILAGGKGSRMKSENSKVLFELLSKPLIDWVIAALKESGAGEFCTVVGHRRELVKEHLQEQCEFAVQEEQLGTGHAVMMARDFLKKHKDESVAILSGDVPLITPETLKGAFEAHKSSGADATIITSRLADPFGYGRITRDASGKVEKIVEQRDATEEQKKIDEVNTGTYFFKAETLLSALDNLKTDNAQNEYYLTDAIAYINNTGGTTDTFEVDDITEMTGINDRAQLYDVSVIAKDRILTALMKSGVTIMDKASTFISPDAEIAPDTVILPSTIIKGQTKIGRACTVGPNAVLENVTLGDNVTFNASQAYDSVIGNNVKIGPFSHIRPGCDIADDCKVGAYVELKKAKFGNGTKAPHLSYIGDAELGSGVNFACGCITVNYDGKNKHKTIIKDKAFIGCNVNLVAPVTVEDGAYIAAGSTITDTVPRRALAIARARQSVKPGWRDKSKLEK, from the coding sequence ATGGACAAGTATAGCGCTATAATCCTTGCCGGGGGAAAAGGCAGCCGCATGAAGTCGGAAAACTCAAAGGTGCTCTTTGAGCTTCTTTCAAAGCCTCTTATAGATTGGGTGATCGCAGCCCTGAAGGAAAGCGGGGCAGGCGAGTTTTGCACCGTTGTGGGACACAGGCGTGAGCTTGTAAAGGAGCACCTTCAGGAGCAGTGCGAATTTGCCGTGCAGGAGGAGCAGTTAGGAACGGGGCACGCCGTAATGATGGCGCGCGATTTTCTTAAAAAGCATAAAGACGAGTCTGTTGCGATCTTAAGCGGAGATGTGCCGCTCATTACGCCCGAGACTTTAAAAGGCGCTTTTGAGGCGCATAAATCGAGCGGCGCGGACGCTACGATAATCACATCGCGCCTTGCGGACCCGTTCGGATACGGCCGCATTACCAGAGATGCGAGCGGCAAAGTGGAAAAGATCGTCGAGCAGCGCGACGCGACCGAGGAGCAGAAAAAGATAGACGAGGTAAATACGGGCACGTATTTCTTTAAGGCAGAAACGCTTCTTTCGGCGCTAGACAACTTAAAGACGGACAACGCTCAAAACGAGTATTATCTGACAGACGCGATAGCTTACATAAACAATACGGGCGGCACGACCGACACGTTCGAGGTGGACGACATTACCGAGATGACGGGTATAAACGATCGCGCTCAGCTTTATGATGTAAGCGTTATCGCAAAGGACAGGATACTTACCGCACTTATGAAAAGCGGCGTTACGATAATGGACAAGGCGTCAACATTCATAAGCCCCGACGCCGAGATAGCGCCGGACACCGTTATACTGCCGTCTACGATAATAAAGGGACAGACAAAGATAGGCCGCGCATGCACCGTGGGGCCGAATGCCGTTTTGGAGAATGTGACACTTGGCGATAACGTTACCTTCAACGCTTCTCAAGCGTACGATTCCGTTATAGGCAACAACGTAAAGATCGGTCCGTTTTCGCATATACGTCCCGGCTGCGATATTGCGGATGACTGCAAGGTCGGCGCGTATGTTGAATTAAAGAAGGCCAAGTTCGGAAACGGCACAAAGGCGCCGCATCTTAGCTATATAGGCGACGCGGAGCTGGGCAGCGGAGTAAACTTCGCCTGCGGCTGCATTACGGTAAATTACGACGGCAAAAATAAGCATAAGACTATAATAAAGGATAAGGCGTTCATCGGCTGCAACGTAAACCTCGTTGCGCCCGTTACGGTCGAGGACGGCGCGTATATAGCTGCCGGTTCAACGATAACCGATACCGTTCCGCGCCGTGCGCTTGCGATAGCGCGCGCGCGTCAGAGCGTAAAGCCGGGATGGCGCGACAAGAGTAAGCTTGAAAAATAA
- a CDS encoding triose-phosphate isomerase yields MENKRKKLIAGNWKMNKTYDDAKTLLSELAVLKSPPCDVAVCVPFIYIKEAADIMKDAAVSVGAQNVCNKESGAYTGEVSAPQLSSVGAKYVIIGHSERRAYYGETDKSVNEKIKIALEHGLFPIVCVGETLEMREQGITGEHISIQVKLALSGIAKDDMKRITIAYEPIWAIGTGKTATPDEAEEVCALIRGVLQSLYGADTAEATRILYGGSMNAKNAAELLKKPDIDGGLIGGASLKSADFLKIVEAGRS; encoded by the coding sequence ATGGAGAACAAAAGGAAAAAGCTCATTGCAGGCAACTGGAAGATGAACAAAACGTACGATGATGCAAAAACGCTTCTTTCGGAACTTGCCGTACTGAAATCGCCGCCGTGCGACGTGGCGGTATGCGTACCGTTTATTTACATAAAAGAAGCGGCCGATATAATGAAGGACGCCGCAGTTTCGGTAGGAGCGCAGAATGTGTGCAATAAAGAGAGCGGCGCATATACGGGCGAAGTGTCGGCGCCTCAGCTTTCATCGGTCGGCGCAAAGTACGTTATCATAGGACACTCCGAGCGGCGCGCATACTACGGCGAGACTGACAAAAGCGTGAACGAAAAGATAAAGATCGCGCTTGAGCACGGCCTTTTCCCGATAGTCTGCGTAGGCGAGACGCTCGAAATGCGCGAGCAGGGCATAACGGGAGAGCATATAAGCATACAGGTAAAGCTTGCGCTTTCGGGAATTGCGAAGGACGATATGAAGCGTATCACCATAGCTTATGAGCCGATATGGGCTATAGGCACGGGCAAGACGGCCACTCCCGACGAGGCCGAGGAGGTATGCGCCCTGATACGCGGCGTTCTTCAGTCGCTTTACGGCGCAGATACGGCCGAGGCGACGCGCATACTTTACGGCGGCTCGATGAACGCGAAGAATGCGGCCGAGCTTTTGAAAAAGCCCGACATCGACGGGGGACTTATCGGCGGTGCGTCATTAAAGAGCGCCGACTTTTTAAAGATTGTTGAGGCGGGCAGATCGTGA
- the secG gene encoding preprotein translocase subunit SecG: MTTLQIVMGIVQIVLCVLLIAIILLQSSKTAGLAGTIGGGAETFFGKNKQNTLDAKLHKFTSVCAIVYVVITLILVFIAV; the protein is encoded by the coding sequence ATGACCACTCTTCAAATCGTAATGGGTATAGTGCAGATAGTGCTCTGCGTTTTACTTATCGCTATAATCCTTCTGCAGTCGTCCAAAACGGCGGGTCTTGCCGGCACGATAGGCGGCGGTGCAGAGACGTTTTTCGGAAAGAACAAGCAGAACACGCTCGATGCAAAGCTTCATAAGTTTACATCGGTATGCGCTATTGTATACGTTGTCATAACGCTCATACTCGTATTTATTGCGGTATGA
- the eno gene encoding phosphopyruvate hydratase produces the protein MKPYLEITDVFAREILDSRGNPTVEVEVIVDEQFVGRAAVPSGASTGAFEACELRDGDKSRYMGKGVLTAVENVNGEIAEAVIGMNALDQIEIDNTMISLDGTPNKTRLGANAILGVSLAVAKAAAEALDIPLYRYVGGVNASVLPVPMMNIINGGKHADNSVTCQEFMIMPVGADSFAEALRWCAQVFHTLKGVLKEKGYSTAVGDEGGFAPNLKSDEEAVATIVEAIEKAGFKPGNDFMIALDPASTEMYDEAKKIGKEGSYYFWKSGITRTSDEMVEFWADWCEKYPIISIEDGMAEEDWEGWKKLTERVGKKVQLVGDDLFVTNTERLKKGIDLETANSILIKLNQIGTLTETLNAIQMANRAGYTAVISHRSGETEDTTIADLSVALNAGQIKTGAPSRSDRVAKYNQLIRIEEELEGAAQYLGRDAYFNLKK, from the coding sequence ATGAAACCTTATCTTGAAATAACCGACGTATTCGCGCGTGAAATACTTGACTCGCGCGGCAATCCGACAGTTGAAGTGGAAGTAATAGTGGACGAGCAGTTCGTAGGACGCGCAGCCGTTCCGTCGGGAGCGTCTACCGGCGCGTTCGAGGCGTGCGAGCTTCGCGACGGCGACAAGTCGCGCTATATGGGCAAGGGCGTGCTCACCGCAGTTGAAAACGTGAACGGCGAGATAGCAGAGGCCGTTATCGGTATGAACGCGCTCGACCAGATAGAGATAGACAATACGATGATCTCGCTCGACGGCACTCCGAATAAGACAAGACTCGGCGCTAACGCTATCTTAGGCGTATCGCTTGCAGTTGCAAAGGCTGCCGCAGAGGCGCTTGACATACCGCTTTATCGCTATGTCGGCGGCGTGAACGCAAGCGTTCTGCCCGTGCCGATGATGAACATAATAAACGGCGGCAAGCACGCGGACAACTCCGTTACCTGCCAGGAATTTATGATAATGCCCGTAGGCGCAGACAGCTTTGCGGAGGCGCTGCGCTGGTGCGCTCAGGTGTTCCACACCTTAAAGGGCGTACTTAAAGAAAAGGGATACTCCACTGCAGTAGGCGACGAGGGCGGCTTTGCGCCGAACTTAAAGAGCGATGAGGAAGCCGTTGCAACTATCGTCGAGGCGATAGAGAAGGCCGGATTTAAGCCGGGCAACGATTTTATGATCGCGCTTGACCCCGCCTCCACCGAGATGTATGACGAGGCGAAGAAGATAGGCAAGGAAGGCTCGTATTACTTCTGGAAGAGCGGTATAACGCGCACGAGCGACGAAATGGTCGAGTTCTGGGCTGACTGGTGCGAGAAGTATCCGATAATCTCTATAGAGGACGGCATGGCCGAGGAGGACTGGGAAGGCTGGAAGAAGCTGACCGAGCGCGTAGGCAAGAAGGTACAGCTCGTGGGAGACGACCTGTTCGTTACTAATACCGAGCGCTTAAAGAAGGGCATAGACCTTGAGACGGCCAACTCCATTCTTATAAAGCTCAATCAGATAGGCACGCTCACCGAGACGCTCAATGCCATCCAGATGGCTAACCGCGCAGGATATACGGCAGTTATTTCTCACAGAAGCGGCGAGACCGAGGACACGACCATCGCCGACCTTTCCGTTGCGCTCAACGCGGGCCAGATAAAGACGGGCGCTCCGTCGAGAAGCGACCGTGTGGCAAAGTATAATCAGCTTATCCGTATAGAGGAAGAGCTTGAGGGCGCAGCTCAGTATTTGGGAAGAGATGCATACTTTAATTTAAAGAAATAA
- the rnr gene encoding ribonuclease R, translating to MPSAKSISKTAADAGDKSFVGSFSRTDKGYGFVTSFAVSGGDLFVAPKNTRGALSGDTVRARLVADASGTRRAECEIIEVISRAVTRAAGVYKNHKTHGFVNPLDGRLPEIYIPQKLSHGAKSGQLVAVRIKDYDYNGGLLGEIEKKLGRSNDERAVYDAILYTYDIPTVFSREAMAFAESLPYEISPFDIEGRLDLRSARIFTIDGEYAKDFDDAVSIEKTPRGNYLLGVHIADVSHYVRPFSPIDNDAFERGTSVYFTDKVIPMLPERLSSDMCSLVPHKDRLTLSCIMEIDGEGEVIKYEICESVIRSAERLIYGDVSKIIDGEDEKELKARYAHILPDILLMDELRLILQKRRIRRGSLDFDLPESYIELDEAGEPVDIGPRERGSADDLIEEFMLCANETVARHMRTREIPALYRTHAAPSPEKADAFIALASLFSLPLPKNRKLTGEYLKRIIEAVKGERFAQIILSSMLRSLMKAEYDTEPKGHFGLALEDYCHFTSPIRRYPDLCVHRALKADIRSVGGARPRRMRSVKDAAAQSNLTEVRAVECTRAIEDLYKAVYMTKFIGDTFSAIISSVTNAGFFVELENTVRGLVSMEELNDDYYIYDDKKLCLLGKHKGKKYQIGDIIDVVLVRTDIKLGRIDFSLA from the coding sequence TTGCCGTCCGCTAAATCAATATCGAAAACGGCAGCCGACGCCGGGGATAAAAGCTTTGTCGGCTCTTTTTCACGTACAGATAAAGGTTACGGCTTTGTGACTTCGTTTGCAGTCTCAGGCGGTGACCTTTTTGTTGCTCCGAAGAATACTCGGGGCGCGCTTTCGGGCGATACGGTACGCGCTCGCCTTGTAGCCGATGCATCGGGAACAAGGCGAGCCGAATGCGAAATAATCGAGGTGATCTCACGCGCCGTAACGCGCGCGGCGGGAGTATACAAAAATCATAAAACGCACGGCTTTGTCAATCCGCTCGACGGTCGCCTGCCTGAAATATATATACCGCAAAAGCTCTCGCACGGCGCAAAGAGCGGACAGCTGGTCGCCGTAAGAATAAAAGACTATGATTACAACGGAGGGCTTTTAGGTGAGATAGAAAAGAAGCTGGGGCGCTCAAACGACGAGCGCGCAGTTTATGACGCTATCCTCTACACATACGATATTCCGACGGTGTTTTCACGTGAAGCGATGGCTTTTGCAGAGAGCCTGCCTTATGAGATCTCGCCTTTTGACATAGAAGGACGGCTGGATCTGCGCAGCGCGCGCATATTTACCATAGACGGAGAATATGCAAAGGATTTCGACGACGCCGTTTCAATAGAAAAAACGCCGCGCGGCAATTACTTGCTCGGCGTACACATCGCGGACGTATCGCATTACGTGCGCCCGTTTTCCCCGATAGACAACGACGCGTTTGAACGCGGAACGTCTGTTTATTTTACTGACAAGGTGATACCCATGCTTCCCGAACGCCTCTCAAGCGACATGTGTTCGCTCGTGCCGCACAAGGACAGGCTTACGCTTTCATGCATAATGGAAATAGACGGCGAGGGAGAAGTTATAAAATATGAGATATGCGAATCCGTGATAAGAAGCGCCGAAAGGCTCATTTACGGCGATGTTTCAAAAATAATAGACGGCGAAGATGAAAAGGAACTTAAGGCGCGATACGCGCATATACTTCCCGATATCCTTTTAATGGACGAGCTTAGGCTTATATTGCAAAAGAGAAGGATACGCCGCGGCAGTCTCGATTTCGACCTGCCGGAATCATATATAGAGCTTGACGAGGCGGGAGAGCCCGTGGATATCGGCCCGCGTGAGCGCGGTTCGGCAGATGATCTTATAGAGGAGTTCATGCTCTGCGCAAACGAGACTGTGGCGCGCCATATGCGAACGCGGGAGATACCGGCGCTTTACAGGACTCATGCGGCGCCGTCCCCCGAAAAGGCGGATGCGTTTATTGCGCTTGCCTCGCTTTTTTCGCTTCCTCTGCCGAAGAACAGAAAACTTACGGGAGAATATCTTAAAAGGATAATCGAAGCGGTAAAGGGCGAGCGCTTCGCGCAGATAATCCTCTCATCCATGCTTCGTTCGCTTATGAAGGCCGAATACGACACGGAGCCGAAAGGACATTTTGGCCTGGCGCTTGAGGATTACTGTCATTTCACGTCGCCGATACGCCGTTATCCCGATCTGTGCGTACACCGTGCGCTCAAGGCGGATATTCGTTCTGTGGGCGGCGCACGTCCGCGCCGTATGCGCTCCGTGAAGGATGCGGCGGCACAGTCTAACCTTACGGAAGTTCGTGCAGTCGAATGTACGCGCGCGATAGAAGACCTTTACAAGGCTGTATATATGACAAAATTCATCGGAGATACGTTTTCCGCCATTATTTCGTCTGTAACGAACGCCGGATTTTTTGTTGAGCTTGAGAACACGGTGCGAGGGCTCGTCTCGATGGAGGAGCTGAACGACGATTATTATATTTACGACGATAAAAAATTATGTCTTTTAGGCAAACATAAGGGCAAAAAATATCAAATCGGTGATATAATAGATGTGGTACTTGTAAGAACGGACATTAAACTGGGTAGAATAGACTTTTCACTTGCATGA